The following proteins are encoded in a genomic region of Alnus glutinosa chromosome 8, dhAlnGlut1.1, whole genome shotgun sequence:
- the LOC133874642 gene encoding G-type lectin S-receptor-like serine/threonine-protein kinase At4g27290: MEAFTHLFVCSFFFSLLRTSISQDSTITPNQSIRDGGTLVSADGSFQLGFFSPGNSKTRYVGIWYMISSETVVWVANRNAPLNDQSGVLKVTDDGFLVLLNSTNSIVWSSNTSRTAENPVAQLLDTGNLVVKDRIDDDPEKFLWQSFDYPCDTLLPKMKLGWNLVTGLDRFVSSWKSTEDPAQGEYSMRIDPRGLPQVVLMKRDSILARLGSWNGLHFTGYSGLRQNPIYNYEFVLNEKEVYFEYKLPDTSVFVRSMVNPSGVPQRFIWMDRTHSWEPIITAQLDQCAIYAFCGSYASCDINNSPVCSCLEGFLSKSPKDGDPVDRSDGCVRMTPLECNDRHKFLKRTGVKLPDTSSSWYNKSMTLEECEGICLKNCSCTAYASLDVRGGGSGCVLWFGRLVDISELAEGGQDLYIRMAISEPGRPEKKRHFSKKKLVAIIVGSTLLVVGMTIVGLVSYIWKKKLKNQEMTKRSQMKDNNNESEKEDMELPIFDMVAIANATDNFSNNNKLGEGGFGPVYKGILPEGRNIAVKRLSKNSGQGLNEFKNEVNLIAKLQHRNLVKLLGSCIQENENMLIYEYMPNKSLDSFIFDKAKSKLLDWHKRINIIRGVAKGLLYLHEDSRLKIIHRDLKASNILLDNNMNPKISDFGLARSFEEDQIDSKTNRIIGTYGYMSPEYAAHGQYSIKSDVFSFGVLALEIVSGKKNRGFCHSDHHLSLTGHAWKLWIEDRPMELIEDNLVADLCTLSNVLRHIHVGLLCVQQRPKNRPNMSSVVQMLSNESLLPKPKQPGFFTDSLEADSSSTKHGTCSANEITITLLEAR; this comes from the exons ATGGAAGCCTTTACCCATCTTTTTGTctgctctttcttcttctctctcttaagAACCTCCATTTCACAAGACAGTACTATTACTCCAAATCAATCCATCAGAGACGGTGGCACTTTAGTTTCAGCTGACGGATCGTTTCAATTGGGATTCTTCAGCCCAGGTAATTCCAAAACTCGATACGTGGGAATATGGTACATGATATCTTCGGAGACAGTTGTATGGGTAGCCAACAGAAACGCTCCGCTTAACGATCAGTCAGGAGTTTTAAAGGTCACTGATGATGGATTTCTTGTGCTTCTTAATAGCACCAATAGTATTGTTTGGTCATCTAATACATCAAGAACCGCAGAAAATCCAGTTGCACAGCTCTTAGACACTGGGAATCTTGTTGTGAAAGATAGAATCGATGATGACCCAGAGAAGTTTTTGTGGCAGAGTTTTGATTATCCATGTGACACACTCCTACCGAAAATGAAGCTTGGATGGAACTTAGTAACTGGTTTGGATAGGTTTGTATCATCTTGGAAGAGCACGGAAGATCCTGCTCAAGGTGAGTATTCAATGCGGATAGATCCTCGTGGGCTTCCGCAAGTGGTTTTAATGAAGAGAGATTCAATATTGGCTAGATTAGGGTCATGGAATGGCCTTCATTTTACGGGATATTCTGGATTAAGACAGAATCCAATATATAATTATGAATTCGTGTTGAATGAGAAGGAGGTTTATTTCGAGTACAAACTTCCAGACACTTCTGTTTTTGTAAGATCTATGGTAAACCCATCAGGTGTTCCTCAAAGATTCATATGGATGGATCGGACACACAGTTGGGAGCCTATCATTACAGCCCAGTTAGATCAATGTGCAATTTATGCCTTCTGTGGTTCATATGCTTCCTGCGACATCAATAACTCTCCTGTATGTTCATGCTTGGAAGGATTCTTATCCAAGTCTCCAAAAGATGGGGATCCAGTAGATAGGTCTGATGGGTGTGTTCGAATGACTCCTTTGGAATGCAATGACAGACATAAATTCCTGAAGCGCACAGGGGTGAAATTGCCGGACACATCTTCTTCCTGGTATAACAAGAGCATGACCCTCGAGGAATGCGAAGGAATTTGTCTGAAAAACTGCTCTTGCACAGCATATGCAAGTTTAGATGTCAGGGGAGGAGGAAGCGGCTGCGTGCTTTGGTTTGGTAGACTTGTTGACATTAGTGAATTAGCTGAGGGTGGGCAAGACCTCTATATAAGGATGGCCATTTCAGAACCGG GTCGTCCTGAGAAAAAGAGGCACTTCAGCAAGAAGAAACTAGTGGCAATTATAGTCGGCTCAACATTACTAGTGGTGGGAATGACAATAGTTGGACTAGTCTCATAcatatggaagaagaaactcaAAAACCAAG AAATGACAAAAAGAAGTCAGATGAAGGATAATAACAATGAAAGTGAGAAGGAAGATATGGAGTTACCGATATTTGATATGGTAGCCATAGCTAATGCAACAgataatttttcaaacaataACAAGCTAGGAGAAGGTGGCTTTGGACCTGTGTACAAG GGTATATTGCCAGAAGGAAGAAATATTGCTGTGAAGAGGCTTTCAAAGAATTCTGGACAAGGATTAAACGAGTTCAAAAATGAAGTTAATTTGATTGCCAAACTCCAACACCGTAATCTTGTGAAGCTTCTCGGTTCTTgcattcaagaaaatgaaaatatgttaaTCTATGAATACATGCCCAACAAAAGCTTGGACtcctttatttttg ATAAAGCAAAGAGTAAATTACTAGATTGGCATAAGCGTATCAACATTATTCGTGGTGTTGCGAAAGGACTTCTCtatcttcatgaagattctAGACTGAAAATTATTCATAGAGATCTAAAAGCTAGCAATATCCTTTTAGATAAcaatatgaatccaaaaatttcagacTTTGGCCTGGCTAGATCATTTGAAGAAGATCAAATTGATTCCAAGACCAATAGGATTATTGGAACATA TGGTTATATGTCTCCCGAGTATGCGGCGCATGGACAGTACTCGATAAAATCTGATGTGTTTAGCTTTGGAGTTTTAGCATTAGAGATTGTGAGTGGAAAGAAGAATAGAGGATTTTGTCACTCAGACCACCACCTTAGTCTTACTGGACAT gCATGGAAACTATGGATTGAAGATAGGCCAATGGAACTAATTGAAGACAACTTGGTAGCTGACTTGTGCACTCTATCTAATGTATTACGACACATTCATGTGGGTTTGTTATGTGTGCAACAAAGACCAAAAAATAGACCAAACATGTCGTCTGTGGTTCAAATGTTGAGTAACGAGAGTTTATTGCCTAAGCCAAAACAACCAGGTTTCTTTACAGATTCACTTGAAGCAGATTCTTCATCTACCAAGCATGGAACTTGTTCAGCAAACGAAATCACCATTACATTATTGGAAGCACGGTAA
- the LOC133876262 gene encoding F-box/kelch-repeat protein At3g23880-like, whose translation MAAHYFPNEIISDILLRLPVKSLMRFIGVNKAWFSIINSPTFAFTHLARTNRSHDNHNDRLLLLTVSCKAKEEPKGRRRYITTAVTAGLGKQVTEQDQSIKSFDENIELSFSYKNLKHFEVVGSCNGLVLLKRYVNTLVLWNPLLGKFVTLPKPGNSGYNESWLRSTGWEFGFDLRKNDCKVVKIVCLENNIGSAKVDSLVQVFSLRTGCWRSFRVGVPACQLTHRGLPPVINGPLHRFIDRRPQPFINGAIHWLASSQIGNPIFHRRTLVLSFDISNEILREIMLPKKKIAFSSPPVLSISVYGKSLAVFVASSASLGSLWVMREYGAVKSWTEVLMGRPLPKPLGFTTSDEVLWKTDSGDVASYHPKRPKVLNHRVDDEGIHCFAGSYVESLVLLNESDLATKRRSKKGNRRATKQKRSVIDCLEPYQKTSSGSPGRECRFWS comes from the coding sequence ATGGCGGCGCACTATTTTCCAAACGAAATCATATCCGATATTCTCTTAAGACTGCCCGTGAAATCCCTAATGAGATTCATTGGCGTCAATAAAGCATGGTTCTCCATTATCAATAGCCCTACCTTTGCTTTCACTCACCTCGCCCGCACAAACCGTTCCCATGACAATCATAATGATCGCCTTCTCCTTCTAACAGTTTCTTGTAAGGCTAAGGAAGAGCCTAAGGGCCGCCGCAGATACATTACCACCGCTGTCACTGCTGGCCTTGGCAAACAAGTAACAGAACAAGACCAGTCAATCAAATCGTTCGATGAAAATATAGAGTTGAGTTTCTCGTACAAAAACTTGAAGCATTTTGAGGTGGTTGGTTCCTGCAATGGGTTGGTGTTGTTAAAGCGTTACGTCAACACCCTTGTTCTGTGGAACCCATTGCTTGGAAAATTTGTAACCCTTCCTAAACCCGGCAATTCTGGGTACAACGAGTCTTGGCTGCGTTCTACTGGTTGGGAATTTGGGTTTGATTTACGGAAAAACGACTGCAAAGTGGTGAAAATTGTTTGCTTAGAAAACAATATTGGCAGTGCTAAAGTTGACTCTCTGGTTCAGGTTTTCTCACTCCGTACTGGGTGTTGGAGAAGCTTTAGAGTTGGTGTTCCTGCGTGTCAATTAACTCACCGTGGTTTGCCACCAGTCATTAATGGGCCTCTCCATCGTTTTATTGACCGTCGCCCGCAACCTTTCATCAATGGAGCCATCCATTGGCTTGCTTCATCCCAAATTGGCAACCCTATTTTTCACCGCCGAACTTTGGTCTTGTCATTTGATATAAGCAATGAGATACTTCGTGAGATAatgctaccaaaaaaaaaaatagctttttcTTCCCCACCAGTCCTGTCTATCTCAGTATACGGAAAATCACTTGCTGTGTTTGTTGCCTCATCAGCTTCTTTAGGTTCTTTGTGGGTGATGAGAGAATATGGTGCAGTTAAGTCATGGACGGAAGTTTTAATGGGCCGACCTCTACCAAAACCATTGGGTTTTACTACGAGCGACGAGGTACTATGGAAGACTGATAGTGGAGACGTAGCTTCATACCATCCTAAGAGGCCAAAAGTTTTGAATCATAGAGTTGATGATGAGGGAATCCATTGTTTTGCTGGTTCTTATGTGGAGAGCCTTGTTTTACTCAACGAATCAGATCTTGCAACAAAACGACGAAGCAAGAAGGGGAATAGAAGAGCAACGAAGCAAAAGAGATCAGTGATTGACTGCTTGGAACCCTACCAAAAGACCTCGTCAGGAAGTCCAGGCAGAGAATGTCGCTTTTGGAGCTGA